A region of Alosa alosa isolate M-15738 ecotype Scorff River chromosome 17, AALO_Geno_1.1, whole genome shotgun sequence DNA encodes the following proteins:
- the LOC125310813 gene encoding nuclear factor 7, brain-like: MKRKHHAAHKGRNFTSKSVKSVRANDEHEPRIDNQSCYPDENLTCTICYAIFTDPVTLKCSHSFCQECLHQYWKDLDVSLCPICRRECSTEEPTLSLAFKSLCESVKRHNRAGHSDQLCPLHGERLKLFCFEDEQPICVICYTSKMHKNHACSPIEETVLDLKREMRDGISTFHQSLKILQQTKNDLQNTATQIQNQAQYSEVQIIQEFEKLHHVLRKEEEAKLLALREEKEQLCRQVENRIKKVYGEIATLLETIDAIQREMESNHILFLQKYYSNAYRLKCTTPESEDLSGALMDKYICSLNHKLLLPSFYSDGTMTLDPNTASPKLIIADHLTSLTYTEEKQTVHDNPERFQIGVLGSKGFTAGRHSWDVEVGDNDNWTLGVVRQSIKRKQYLKMQPVSGLWSIRFISGKYRAGVKARTELKVAERPTVIRVLLDYERGEVSFSDPSANMSLYSFTDVFTEEMYPYFNSTSLKCPLRLFPLTA; this comes from the exons ATGAAACGCAAACACCATGCGGCTCATAAAGGCAGGAACTTCACCTCCAAATCAGTCAAGTCAGTCAGAGCTAATGACGAGCACGAGCCCAGAATAGACAACCAATCGTGTTATCCTGATGAGAACCTCACCTGTACGATCTGCTATGCTATCTTCACTGATCCTGTGACTCTCAAGTGCAGCCACAGCTTCTGTCAGGAGTGCCTTCATCAGTACTGGAAGGACCTGGATGTGTCCCTGTGTCCCATCTGCAGGAGAGAGTGCTCAACTGAGGAGCCCACACTAAGCCTGGCCTTCAAGAGTCTCTGTGAGTCTGTCAAAAGACATAATAGAGCTGGCCATTCAGACCAACTATGTCCCTTGCATGGAGAGAGGCTGAAATTGTTCTGTTTTGAAGACGAGCAGCCCATTTGTGTTATCTGTTACACATCAAAGATGCATAAAAACCATGCGTGTTCTCCCATTGAGGAAACTGTGTTAGACTTAAAG AGGGAAATGAGAGATGGAATTTCCACATTTCATCAAAGCCTGAAAATCCTACAGCAAACAAAAAATGACCTCCAAAACACTGCCACTCAAATACAG AACCAGGCACAATATTCGGAGGTACAGATCATTCAGGAGTTTGAAAAACTTCACCATGTCCTCCGCAAGGAGGAGGAAGCCAAGCTTCTGGCcctgagagaggaaaaggagcaGTTATGCAGACAAGTGGAGAACAGAATCAAAAAGGTTTATGGAGAGATTGCTACTTTGCTAGAAACTATCGATGCAATACAAAGGGAAATGGAATCCAACCACATCCTTTTTCTACAG AAATACTATTCAAATGCATACAG ACTCAAATGTACAACACCAGAGTCAGAGGACTTGTCAGGTGCCCTAATGGACAAATACATTTGCTCTCTAAATCACAAGCTATTGTTGCCATCATTTTATTCAGATG GTACAATGACTCTGGACCCAAACACAGCTTCACCCAAGCTCATTATTGCAGATCATCTCACTTCACTTACATATACAGAGGAGAAGCAAACAGTACATGATAACCCAGAGCGGTTTCAAATTGGCGTACTGGGATCAAAGGGCTTCACTGCTGGTCGTCACAGCTGGGATGTTGAGGTCGGTGACAATGACAATTGGACCCTTGGAGTGGTGAGGCAGTCAATCAAACGGAAGCAGTACCTGAAAATGCAACCAGTGAGTGGATTGTGGAGCATACGCTTCATCAGTGGGAAGTACAGGGCTGGTGTCAAGGCTCGGACCGAGCTCAAAGTAGCCGAGAGACCTACAGTCATCAGAGTCCTACTGGATTACGAGCGTGGAGAGGTGTCATTCTCAGATCCATCTGCAAATATGAGTTTGTACAGCTTCACTGATGTGTTTACTGAGGAAATGTACCCCTACTTCAACAGTACAAGTTTGAAATGTCCACTTCGCCTGTTTCCCCTAACAGCCTGA
- the LOC125310646 gene encoding zinc-binding protein A33-like produces the protein MDDQLTLCEDNLSCPICCDIFRDPVTLKCSHSFCQECLQKYWKDLEVLLCPVCRKNCSSEEPTLSLAFKSLCESLKRTNRAFQPDQQLCPLHEEKLKLFCFDDKQPICVICHTSKKHKNHVCSPIEEAVEDLKKEMENGISDINQSLNILKKTKHDLENMATHIETQAQSAELQIIQDFEKCYQFLRKEEEAKLVALREEKEQKHRDLDSRIERVHGEITTLSETVDRVKIQMESDDILFLQKYYSNPERLKCSTPESEDLSGALIDMTKHVYPLNHELWLQSFHQACPMTLDPNTASFKLIIADHLTSLTYTEERQTVPDNPERFQIGVLGSKGFTAGRHSWDVEVGDNDNWTLGVVRQSIQRKQLLKMQPVSGLWSIRFINGKYRAGVKTRAELKVAERPTVIRVLLDYEGGEVSFSDPSVNITLYSFTDVFTEEMYPYFNSTSLKCPLRLFPLTV, from the exons ATGGATGATCAACTCACTCTGTGTGAGGACAACCTTTCCTGCCCAATATGCTGTGACATCTTCAGGGACCCTGTGACACTGAAGTGTAGTCACAGCTTCTGTCAGGAGTGCTTGCAGAAGTACTGGAAGGACCTGGAAGTTCTGCTGTGTCCCGTCTGCAGGAAGAATTGTTCGTCTGAGGAGCCCACACTGAGCCTGGCCTTCAAGAGTCTCTGTGAGTCTTTAAAAAGAACAAACAGGGCTTTTCAACCTGACCAGCAGCTATGCCCCTTGCATGAGGAGAAGCTTAAATTGTTCTGTTTCGATGACAAGCAGCCTATTTGTGTCATCTGCCACACatcaaaaaaacataaaaatcaTGTGTGTTCTCCCATTGAGGAAGCTGTGGAGGATTTAAAG AAGGAAATGGAAAACGGAATTTCTGATATTAATCAAAGCCTCAACATcctgaagaaaacaaaacatgacCTTGAAAACATGGCCACTCACATAGAG ACTCAGGCACAATCGGCAGAGCTGCAGATTATTCAGGACTTTGAAAAATGTTATCAGTTCCTCCGCAAGGAAGAAGAAGCCAAGCTTGTGGCcctgagagaggaaaaggagcaGAAACACAGAGACCTGGACAGCAGAATAGAAAGGGTTCATGGAGAGATTACTACTTTGTCAGAAACTGTTGACAGAGTAAAAATTCAAATGGAATCCGATGACATCCTGTTTCTACAG AAGTACTATTCAAATCCCGAGAG ACTCAAATGCTCAACACCAGAATCAGAGGATTTGTCAGGTGCCCTGATCGACATGACCAAACACGTCTACCCTCTGAATCATGAACTGTGGTTACAGTCATTTCATCAAGCCT GCCCAATGACTCTGGACCCAAATACGGCCTCATTCAAGCTCATCATTGCCGATCATCTCACTTCACTTACATACACAGAGGAAAGGCAAACAGTACCTGATAACCCAGAGCGATTTCAAATTGGCGTACTGGGATCAAAGGGCTTCACTGCTGGTCGTCACAGCTGGGATGTTGAGGTCGGTGACAATGACAATTGGACCCTTGGAGTGGTGAGGCAGTCAATCCAACGGAAGCAGCTGCTGAAAATGCAACCAGTGAGTGGATTGTGGAGCATCCGTTTTATCAATGGGAAGTACAGGGCTGGTGTCAAGACTCGGGCCGAGCTCAAAGTAGCCGAAAGACCTACAGTCATCAGAGTCCTACTGGATTACGAGGGTGGGGAGGTGTCATTCTCAGATCCATCTGTAAATATTACTTTGTACAGCTTTACTGATGTGTTTACCGAGGAAATGTACCCCTACTTCAACAGTACAAGTTTGAAATGTCCACTGCGCCTGTTTCCCCTAACAGTCTGA
- the LOC125310616 gene encoding zinc-binding protein A33-like, with amino-acid sequence MKLKIEHSQAATTKEPHQIVPMADQLKANLTCPICCDIFRDPVTLKCSHSFCQECLQKYWKDLEVLLCLVCRKKCSSEEPTLSLAFKSLCESLKRTNRAVQPDQLCPMHEEKLKLFCFEDKQPICIICHTSKKHNNHVCSPIEEAVGNIKKEMEDGISDFNQSLNILKKTKHDLENMVTHIETQAQSAELQIIQDFEKCYQFLRKEEEAKLVALREEKEQKHRDLDSRIERVHGEITTLSETVDRVKIQMESDDILFLQNYYSNPERLKCSTPKSEDLSGALINMAKYVYPLNHELWLQSFYPVCSMTLDPNTASPKLIIADNLTSLTYTEEKQTVPDNPERFHIGVLGSNGFTAGRHSWDVEVGDNDNWTLGVVRQSIKRKQYLEMQPDSGLWSIRFTRGKHRAGVKASTEFNVAKRPTVIRVLLDYEHGEVSFSDPSANMTLYSFTDMFTEKLFPYFNTTSLKCPLRLFPLTVGKS; translated from the exons ATGAAACTAAAGATAGAGCATTCACAAGCTGCCACAACCAAAGAGCCTCATCAAATTGTCCCCATGGCTGACCAACTGAAGGCCAACCTTACCTGCCCAATATGCTGTGACATCTTCAGGGACCCTGTAACACTGAAATGTAGTCACAGCTTCTGTCAGGAGTGCTTGCAGAAGTACTGGAAGGATCTGGAAGTTCTACTGTGTCTCGTCTGCAGGAAGAAGTGTTCGTCTGAGGAGCCCACACTGAGCCTGGCCTTCAAGAGTCTCTGTGAGTCTTTAAAAAGAACAAACAGGGCTGTTCAACCAGACCAGCTATGCCCCATGCATGAGGAGAAGCTTAAATTGTTCTGTTTTGAAGACAAGCAGCCTATATGTATCATCTGCCACACATCAAAAAAACATAACAATCATGTGTGTTCTCCCATTGAGGAAGCTGTGGGGAACATAAAG AAGGAAATGGAAGACGGGATTTCTGATTTTAATCAAAGCCTCAACATcctgaagaaaacaaaacatgatcTTGAAAACATGGTCACTCACATAGAG ACTCAGGCACAATCGGCAGAGCTGCAGATTATTCAGGACTTTGAAAAATGTTATCAGTTCCTCCGCAAGGAAGAAGAAGCCAAGCTTGTGGCcctgagagaggaaaaggagcaGAAACACAGAGACCTGGACAGCAGAATAGAAAGGGTTCATGGAGAGATTACTACTTTGTCAGAAACTGTTGACAGAGTAAAAATTCAAATGGAATCTGATGACATCCTGTTTCTACAG aaCTACTATTCAAATCCCGAGAG ACTCAAATGCTCAACACCAAAATCAGAGGATTTGTCAGGTGCACTGATCAACATGGCTAAATACGTCTACCCTCTGAATCATGAGTTGTGGTTGCAGTCATTTTATCCAGTCT GCTCAATGACTCTGGACCCAAACACGGCTTCACCCAAGCTCATCATCGCAGATAATCTCACTTCACTTACGTACACAGAAGAGAAGCAAACAGTACCTGATAACCCAGAACGATTTCACATTGGCGTGCTGGGATCAAATGGCTTCACTGCTGGTCGTCACAGCTGGGATGTTGAGGTTGGTGATAATGACAACTGGACCCTTGGAGTGGTGAGGCAGTCAATCAAGCGGAAGCAGTACCTGGAAATGCAGCCAGATAGTGGATTATGGAGCATACGCTTCACCAGAGGGAAGCACCGGGCTGGTGTCAAGGCTTCAACTGAATTCAATGTAGCCAAAAGACCTACAGTTATCAGAGTCCTACTGGATTACGAGCATGGGGAGGTGTCATTCTCAGATCCATCTGCAAATATGACTTTGTATAGCTTCACTGATATGTTTACCGAGAAACTGTTCCCCTACTTCAACACTACAAGTTTGAAATGTCCACTGCGCCTGTTTCCCCTAACAGTCGGAAAGAGTTAA
- the LOC125310193 gene encoding E3 ubiquitin-protein ligase TRIM39-like — MADQLILSEITLACPICCDIFTDPVTLKCSHSFCQECLQKYWKDLDVPLCPICRKECSSEEPTLSLAFKSLCESLKSVNTTTGRDDVCSLHGEKLKLFCYEENQPICVICYDSEQHKKHKCSPIQEAAQDLKIKLRTGIEVLEESLLVLNKAKEDNEKVTNMVKNKR; from the exons ATGGCTGACCAACTTATTTTGTCAGAGATAACCCTTGCCTGCCCAATATGCTGTGATATTTTCACGGACCCTGTGACATTGAAGTGTAGTCACAGCTTCTGTCAGGAGTGCTTGCAGAAGTACTGGAAGGATCTGGATGTTCCGCTGTGTCCCATCTGCAGGAAGGAGTGTTCGTCTGAGGAGCCCACACTGAGCCTGGCCTTTAAGAGTCTCTGTGAGTCTTTAAAAAGTGTGAATACAACCACAGGACGGGATGATGTGTGCTCTTTGCATGGAGAGAAATTGAAACTGTTCTGCTATGAGGAAAATCAGCCCATTTGTGTCATCTGTTATGATTCCGAGcaacataaaaaacacaaatgctCTCCTATTCAAGAGGCAGCTCAAGATCTGAAG ATAAAGTTAAGAACAGGAATTGAAGTATTAGAGGAGAGTCTGCTTGTGTTAAATAAGGCAAAGGAAGACAATGAAAAAGTTACCAACATGGTAAAG AACAAGAGGTGA
- the LOC125310205 gene encoding E3 ubiquitin-protein ligase TRIM35-like encodes MASRLPLSEEDLSCPICCDIFRDPVVLKCSHSFCSTCLQQYWGQKHAARSCPLCRTESLDEPVASLTLKNLCDSLIEEGISMPPDTREECEPGNLCRYHGERLKLFCLLDREPICVICHTSRKHKNHECCPVEEAVVDVKEEMRSALNALQEKLEVFDKMKRSFESTAEHIKAQAQQTATSIQEEFEKLHHFLRVEEAARLAALKREEERKSQQMSEKVAEVASNMAALSETIKAMEEEMEMENLTILHKCKKTLLRAQCTFPESTMNPGALINVARYLGSLKFRVWEKMLGVVKYTPVTLDPNTAAPWLILSDSLTSVRDGEARQPLPDNPERFCPDTAVLGSEGFSSGRHSWDVEVGENTAWVLGVAKEWVQRKEKVSSVLKNGYLSVYYYHKMYFAGTSPLTRLNLKKRPQRVRVVLDYDRGRVAFSDAADGTSIYTFKHSFAEKVYPYFWVGCKLCPLKIEQRELCVTSVDHM; translated from the exons ATGGCAAGCAGACTACCCCTGTCAGAAGAGGACCTCTCCTGTCCAATCTGCTGTGACATATTCAGAGACCCCGTTGTGTTAAAATGCAGCCATAGTTTCTGCTCCACTTGCTTGCAGCAGTACTGGGGTCAAAAGCACGCAGCAAGAAGCTGCCCTCTCTGTCGAACGGAGTCCCTGGATGAACCAGTGGCCAGTCTCACCTTGAAAAACCTGTGCGATTCGTTGATTGAAGAAGGTATCTCCATGCCCCCAGATACTCGCGAGGAATGTGAGCCAGGGAACCTATGCCGATATCACGGAGAACGACTGAAACTCTTCTGCTTGCTCGACCGAGAGCCAATCTGTGTTATTTGTCACACTTCAAGAAAACACAAAAATCACGAGTGTTGCCCCGTTGAAGAGGCCGTTGTTGACGTAAAG GAAGAGATGAGGTCTGCTCTGAACGCACTACAAGAGAAGTTGGAGGTGTTTGACAAAATGAAACGAAGCTTTGAAAGCACAGCCGAACACATAAAG GCCCAGGCCCAGCAAACAGCCACGAGCATCCAGGAGGAGTTCGAGAAGCTGCATCACTTTCTGCGCGTGGAGGAGGCGGCGCGCCTTGCAGCgctaaagagagaagaggagagaaagagccaACAGATGAGCGAGAAGGTGGCTGAGGTAGCCAGCAACATGGCCGCTCTCTCGGAAACCATTAAGGCCAtggaagaggagatggagatggaaaaCTTAACAATCCTTCAT AAATGCAAGAAAACATTATTGAG GGCCCAGTGCACTTTTCCAGAGTCAACCATGAACCCAGGGGCACTCATCAATGTGGCCCGCTATCTTGGCTCCCTCAAGTTCAGGGTCTGGGAGAAGATGCTTGGTGTGGTCAAATACA CTCCAGTCACCCTGGACCCCAACACAGCTGCCCCCTGGCTCATCCTCTCCGACAGCCTGACCAGCGTCAGGGACGGCGAAGCCCGGCAGCCGCTGCCTGATAACCCTGAGCGCTTCTGCCCAGACACGGCCGTGCTGGGGTCCGAGGGCTTCAGCTCGGGCCGCCATTCCTGGGACGTGGAAGTGGGCGAGAACACCGCCTGGGTCTTGGGCGTCGCCAAGGAGTGGGTGCAGCGCAAGGAGAAGGTGTCGTCTGTGCTGAAGAATGGCTACCTGTCGGTGTACTACTACCACAAAATGTACTTTGCCGGCACGTCCCCCCTGACCCGTCTGAACCTGAAGAAGAGGCCCCAGCGGGTGCGCGTGGTGCTGGACTACGATAGGGGCCGCGTGGCTTTCTCAGACGCGGCAGATGGGACGTCCATCTACACCTTCAAGCACAGCTTCGCCGAGAAGGTCTACCCTTACTTCTGGGTGGGCTGTAAGTTGTGTCCACTCAAAATAGAGCAAAGAGAGTTGTGCGTGACCTCAGTGGATCACATGTGA
- the tulp3 gene encoding tubby-related protein 3 isoform X1, whose amino-acid sequence MSYHTRPSSSASFSSTAAASALDDDSISLRQQKLEKQRALLEQKQRRKRQEPLMVQPNPEARPRRSRPRRSEEQAPLVESRHSVTSDVILDEPRECYALRWDDDEHRPLLPRSPVRRRPSQIRLAEEERRNSSPQTIVMWVREAAQGGGERCQQEQRQQQKNSPEPLARTERVPPEQEICSGTTGALRLLEEQQGSSKALLRETGIDGPAAFLGTEVPDTGSRVQILSVSQAPQSPPAEEPDRDGDTETLLEPKTDIHELLQKRGLSDSMNYDEASEEEEEEEEEEDHTLSVSPNTECNRPASASSTKSSTEYVAPGSPSSEIPPIDADHLEEFVLRPAPRGTTVKCRITRDKKGMDRGLYPTYFMHLEKEDGRKFFLLAGRKRKKSKTSNYLISVDATDLSREGESFVGKLRSNLMGTKFTVYDNGTNPTKNPGTLLEESNTRQELAAICYETNVLGFKGPRKMTVIIPGMNMNFERIPVRPTSEQDTLLGKWQGRALDNLIELHNKAPVWNDDTQSYVLNFHGRVTQASVKNFQIVHDNDPDYIVMQFGRVAEDVFTLDFNYPMCALQAFAIGLSSFDSKLACE is encoded by the exons AGGGCCCTGCTGGAACAGAAGCAGCGGCGGAAGCGGCAGGAGCCCCTGATGGTGCAGCCCAATCCGGAGGCCCGGCCTCGGCGCTCTCGGCCCCGCCGCAGCGAGGAGCAGGCTCCGCTCGTGGAGTCCCGCCACAGCGTCACCAGCGACGTCATCCTGGATG AACCCAGAGAGTGCTATGCCCTGCGGTGGGACGATGATGAGCACCGGCCGCTGCTTCCAAGGTCCCCTGTCCGACGCCGGCCCAGTCAGATCAGGCTGGCCGAGGAAG AGAGGAGAAACTCGTCACCTCAGACGATAGTCATGTGGGTGCGAGAGGCCGctcagggaggaggagagaggtgtcAGCAGgaacagcggcagcagcagaagAACTCCCCAGAGCCATTAGCAAGAACAGAGAGGGTTCCCCCGGAGCAGGAGATCTGTAGTGGAACGACAGGTGCTCTGAGGCTGCTGGAAGAACAGCAGGGATCCAGTAAAGCGCTACTTagagagacag GGATTGATGGCCCTGCAGCCTTCCTTGGCACCGAGGTCCCTGACACGGGCTCCAGGGTCCAGATCCTGTCCGTGAGCCAAGCCCCGCAGTCCCCGCCCGCTGAGGAGCCGGACAGGGACGGGGACACGGAGACGTTGCTGGAGCCCAAGACGGACATACATGAGCTGCTTCAGAAGAGAG GACTCTCTGACAGCATGAATTATGATGAGgccagtgaggaggaggaggaggaggaggaagaggaggatcaCACTCTTTCAGTCTCCCCCAACACAGAGTGTAACCGTCCAGCATCGGCCTCCAGCACAAAGTCCAGCACA GAGTACGTGGCTCCTGGCTCGCCTTCCTCAGAAATCCCCCCGATTGACGCAGACCACCTGGAGGAGTTTGTGTTACGGCCCGCTCCTCGCGGCACGACTGTCAAGTGTCGCATCACCCGCGATAAGAAAGGGATGGACCGTGGACTCTACCCCACATACTTCATGCACCTGGAGAAGGAAGACGGCCGGAAG TTTTTTCTTCTGGCAGgaaggaaaaggaaaaagagTAAGACTTCCAACTATTTGATATCTGTGGATGCCACTGACCTGTCCCGTGAGGGGGAGAGCTTTGTGGGGAAGCTGAG GTCCAACCTTATGGGGACAAAGTTCACAGTGTACGACAATGGCACAAATCCCACAAAGAACCCGGGTACACTCCTTGAGGAAAGCAACACACGGCAGGAGCTGGCCGCCATATGCTAT GAGACCAACGTTTTGGGCTTCAAAGGGCCCCGTAAGATGACAGTCATCATCCCTGGGATGAACATGAACTTTGAGCGGATACCCGTTCGACCAACCAGC GAGCAGGACACTCTGCTGGGCAAGTGGCAGGGCCGCGCTCTGGACAATCTGATTGAGCTGCACAACAAGGCCCCCGTGTGGAACGACGATACGCAGTCCTACGTACTCAATTTCCACGGTCGGGTCACCCAGGCCTCCGTCAAGAACTTCCAGATTGTCCATGACAATGATC CGGACTACATCGTGATGCAGTTCGGCAGAGTAGCCGAGGACGTCTTCACTCTGGACTTTAACTACCCTATGTGTGCTCTGCAGGCCTTTGCCATTGGCCTCTCTAGCTTTGATAGCAAACTGGCCTGCGAGTGA
- the tulp3 gene encoding tubby-related protein 3 isoform X2 — protein MSYHTRPSSSASFSSTAAASALDDDSISLRQQKLEKQRALLEQKQRRKRQEPLMVQPNPEARPRRSRPRRSEEQAPLVESRHSVTSDVILDGIDGPAAFLGTEVPDTGSRVQILSVSQAPQSPPAEEPDRDGDTETLLEPKTDIHELLQKRGLSDSMNYDEASEEEEEEEEEEDHTLSVSPNTECNRPASASSTKSSTEYVAPGSPSSEIPPIDADHLEEFVLRPAPRGTTVKCRITRDKKGMDRGLYPTYFMHLEKEDGRKFFLLAGRKRKKSKTSNYLISVDATDLSREGESFVGKLRSNLMGTKFTVYDNGTNPTKNPGTLLEESNTRQELAAICYETNVLGFKGPRKMTVIIPGMNMNFERIPVRPTSEQDTLLGKWQGRALDNLIELHNKAPVWNDDTQSYVLNFHGRVTQASVKNFQIVHDNDPDYIVMQFGRVAEDVFTLDFNYPMCALQAFAIGLSSFDSKLACE, from the exons AGGGCCCTGCTGGAACAGAAGCAGCGGCGGAAGCGGCAGGAGCCCCTGATGGTGCAGCCCAATCCGGAGGCCCGGCCTCGGCGCTCTCGGCCCCGCCGCAGCGAGGAGCAGGCTCCGCTCGTGGAGTCCCGCCACAGCGTCACCAGCGACGTCATCCTGGATG GGATTGATGGCCCTGCAGCCTTCCTTGGCACCGAGGTCCCTGACACGGGCTCCAGGGTCCAGATCCTGTCCGTGAGCCAAGCCCCGCAGTCCCCGCCCGCTGAGGAGCCGGACAGGGACGGGGACACGGAGACGTTGCTGGAGCCCAAGACGGACATACATGAGCTGCTTCAGAAGAGAG GACTCTCTGACAGCATGAATTATGATGAGgccagtgaggaggaggaggaggaggaggaagaggaggatcaCACTCTTTCAGTCTCCCCCAACACAGAGTGTAACCGTCCAGCATCGGCCTCCAGCACAAAGTCCAGCACA GAGTACGTGGCTCCTGGCTCGCCTTCCTCAGAAATCCCCCCGATTGACGCAGACCACCTGGAGGAGTTTGTGTTACGGCCCGCTCCTCGCGGCACGACTGTCAAGTGTCGCATCACCCGCGATAAGAAAGGGATGGACCGTGGACTCTACCCCACATACTTCATGCACCTGGAGAAGGAAGACGGCCGGAAG TTTTTTCTTCTGGCAGgaaggaaaaggaaaaagagTAAGACTTCCAACTATTTGATATCTGTGGATGCCACTGACCTGTCCCGTGAGGGGGAGAGCTTTGTGGGGAAGCTGAG GTCCAACCTTATGGGGACAAAGTTCACAGTGTACGACAATGGCACAAATCCCACAAAGAACCCGGGTACACTCCTTGAGGAAAGCAACACACGGCAGGAGCTGGCCGCCATATGCTAT GAGACCAACGTTTTGGGCTTCAAAGGGCCCCGTAAGATGACAGTCATCATCCCTGGGATGAACATGAACTTTGAGCGGATACCCGTTCGACCAACCAGC GAGCAGGACACTCTGCTGGGCAAGTGGCAGGGCCGCGCTCTGGACAATCTGATTGAGCTGCACAACAAGGCCCCCGTGTGGAACGACGATACGCAGTCCTACGTACTCAATTTCCACGGTCGGGTCACCCAGGCCTCCGTCAAGAACTTCCAGATTGTCCATGACAATGATC CGGACTACATCGTGATGCAGTTCGGCAGAGTAGCCGAGGACGTCTTCACTCTGGACTTTAACTACCCTATGTGTGCTCTGCAGGCCTTTGCCATTGGCCTCTCTAGCTTTGATAGCAAACTGGCCTGCGAGTGA